Within the Hevea brasiliensis isolate MT/VB/25A 57/8 chromosome 2, ASM3005281v1, whole genome shotgun sequence genome, the region CTTATTTACGCTTATTCCACAGAGAATATTATATAAATTGGCAACTCTGTCAAAAATACAAATAATATTCACATTATCCCAGTGAGACACCTAATTTGTGTTTGATATTTGAGGTGTAGTTGCAGGGGTTATGGGGTGGGAAGAGCCATTCTTGCTAATTAGACCATGACAAATAGGCCTCACAGAGAGATATTGCTTGCTGATAGACATTAGGGCCGTATACAACTTGAGTTCACATACAGTTGGCCACAACCCAACTTATAAGTTCTAAAAAAGCAGTTGCACTAATCCTTTTAGCAAGGTTGGAGTTGAATTTTCCCACATTAATTTGTTAAAAAGCAACAAAAATAGGTTATAAAGGGAAGCAAGATAAGAAAGACCTTGAATTTCCACCCGCTGCAGTAACAGCAGCAGTCAATGGACGCATTGCTGTTCCTGCATTTCCGAGGAAAAGTTCAACATCATTCTTTGATTCTTTACCCACCGGAAAATGACCGCCACAACCTTCTACAATGGCTTGTTTGAGTTCACTATTGTCTTCCACACGCAATCCAAGCGTTCTCAGTGCACCAAGCATGTAACGAACATCATCACTATTCAGCAAGTTGTCAACAACAGTTGTACCCTGAATTATAGATGAAGAAAATCAATGATCACTCAAAGCACTGTACTAAAGTTAGTACAGCCAAATGTTAAAGCCATTTTATGCTACATTGACACCAAATGAATGATGATGGTTGTATTaacttttttcctttatttctcTAGAGGTTGGAAactcaaatttattttttttttttaatttttggcatCAACTTAGCACAGCCCATGAATTCTATTTAGACACCACGTACGAAAATTTATAAGCACCTTCAAATTCTATGAAGCTCGCATCACAAAATGCAACGATGACAATTAATTTAATTGCAAAATcaacaattttttttgttttttttttaatgcctCCCTTTCCCTGAGTTGCTCAAAATTGCAAATGAACGAATTAGCTCAGACTACAACTCAAGCAGGTACAAGTTGCAATTGCCTACAAACACATAAAAATTTATACCTCAGAAAGAGCAGCAAGAAGGAGAATCCGATTGGACAGAGACTTGGAACCCGGCAAGTAGACGGTACCGGAGATTTCTTTAATGGGTTGCAAGACTATCTCTGGTGCCGACTTCTCTGCTGTGGCGACTGAAGCCGAAACTCTAACAGGACTCATCTTAACTGTACCAACTGTAGAATCTGTAGAATCAGCCCTTCTTTGACACTGTTTTGAACCCCATGAAAGTGAAGACCCCTGAAGCTGTGATCTAAATGAAATTGAAGATAGATATTTGGGTCCTTGGGGTTTCGAGAGATTGAGGAAAGTACAATTATTTTGAGCCCCATTGCAGATTTTGCTCGCTTGCGCCATTTCTCTGCGTGTACAAAATTCTCCTACCACTCTCCCTCTCTGCCTTTCCTTAGAggaattttttcttttttgaaaagCTGCTTTGAAGAATATGATCGTTGGAGGGTTTAGGTGTAACAGTACCTTGCGTGGTTGTTGTACTGAACCAAATGGGTTATTCACCAACCAACTTGTCTGCTGAGGAACTCGTTTGATTTTCAGAAAAGGGTATTGCGATTTGTGGCATTATTGCACCGTCGCCCATTGGGGTTTGTATGTAAAGATAAGTTTGTCTGTGGAtagttttgaaattttgattcTAAGCACCCGAAGAAATGGTTTGGTGATGGTGAACGCACGTTAATTTTGGAGTTCTCAGTGGCAATGTCTCTCGCCACCAGCCACGTACCTACTACCAACCCCGCCGAGGATTCAGGGTTCAGCTAATAGACAGTCGATTTTATTATTTAACTCAATCTTCCACCAATTCATTGATGCCAGGTCAGCCAATGATTTTAAGAAATTGGTGAATCCCATCCCATTGGCAAacattttatgtatttatttttataaatccaaaaatgtgTTCAgagtttaaattgtgaaaatataGAATTTGACTTTGTTAGAaccattttttaaaattatttttaaaaaaataatttttttaatcaaattgaattTTATAGCAATGCACACGAAATGTGAAGAAAATGAGCCTGCAAAACTGGGTTTACTGATTTCGGGCTGCCACTTGTATTGTGGGACGTATATAATAATGGCTCGGCTGATAGTGATGGACCACGCTCAGCCCAAATATTAAAACTTCAGTCAATTGTCAATTGTAATACGCGGAGGTTTTTATAAAGATGACAATGGTTAAATTACTTgcagaaattattttatttaaattttaatttatttaataattttaatatataaatttattttaaatttaattaaaataaattataaattcgaATAAATTGAATGTATGAATAGAAATATGGTTACATAGTATTTTAGCTCTCTTTAATAATATTAGATCGACGTAAatttttaaaagtatcaaatttaTTGTCAATAATAAGATATTTTTAAAGAGGGCATTTCAATAGATACTTCAGAAGTCATGGGGCAAAATTCGAAAACTTGAATTTGTGAGAAGACCATTGTAATGCAAATGCATAGAATAAATAATATGATAAATTTATATTGTTTCATTGCATTTGACAATTCACggtttgaaaaaaattaattttttacgttattaaaaagtaaaactaaaatgattttattttagacTTTAGAGAAAACGATGAGAGGTTTGAAAGCATAATTGTTTATGGCAATGTGGACTGGGTCAACATTGGCAAGCTTATTCGATCAACAAGCACAAATTTTAAGAACAACTCGTGGAAGATACCaagaaatttcaattttattaaataattaatttaataattttctttttaagtatattaattaagtataaaaaaatatacacttaataataaatttattatacatttatttaattaaatttaataaatacattgaataatatataaaaattaaatcagcAGAAAGAGTGGACCAACGAATTGTTAATAAATAAGTTCCACAAATAATCATCAAATGGCAAAATAGGAGAGGAAAACGGCAGCACAGTGGGAATATAATAAATCATCACAATTAAGGAATAAAAAATGAATTTCAGATTTTCTTAGAAATACCATTGCAAATTTGTATGAACAGGGCTCTGCCCCAGTCCCCGATACAGAATATGCCTCTTATACCTCGTCGGATATGCCAAAAATTCGTTGAGGTCTAATGTCTGCATCATAAAATATCAATATCATAATAATAAAATTGGAGTATAATAAATATTACtgttaaaattactattaaaaatataattttttaaatatattaattaaaagatactataattaatttaaaattaaatttaacatatttaaaaaaaaaaaaaaaagaatttacgAAGCCAGCATTTCGCCATTCCAGGGCCCCTTGGTGGTGGTGCTAGCGAGTGGAAACAGGACAATATGGATAGGTGCCTGAGAATAGGAGTTGCAACAACCACAAAACATTTCAAATAGGTTAAGGAATTCTCAATCCCCAACCACAGGCGGACCCCAGATGCCATCACTTCCGCAATTGGGTAGGTCCATTCCATGATCTATACGGATTACATTGGATTTGCCCAGCTTCCTCGGATGGTTTGTGAATTATTGGCCAATGCCTTCTAGCCTAATCTACCAttcaacagaatcactttcaaCCTCCCATCAAAGTATTTTGTGGCTGGCAGCAACCACGTTAATGTAAAAACAGCTCACTAACACAAAAGAAAAAATCAATCATCAGGGCTTTAAAGGCTTAGAGCTATAGTATCTTTGCTTCTGCctctgcaaaaaattaaaatgtagCAATAAATAATTGTCAACCTCGCTACAAGTAAATCACAGCACATTACAAAACTCAAGATAGATCCAAGAGTTGTTACAAATTCAACAATGTTCATAACCCAACTCTCCTCCGAACTATGTTGCTCAATTCGTGACTAGTAAGCAACAGAAGAAAACTaaccatttttttcattttattgagACTAAGATACCAAGTCATGGAATAGCTCTCCCAGAAATGGCTTTTCATTGTATTTACCAACCCAAACCCCAAATTCCAAATAAAAAGATATCATCCAGCCTAGCTAACTTCTTTGGCTGCAGCAATAACAGCCTCTGCAGTAATGCCCAACTCCTTGTATATCTTACCAGCTGGTGCGCTAGCCCCAAATCGGTCAATTCCAATAGCCTTGCCTTTGGGTCCAACAATCTTCTCCCATCCAAATGTTGATCCAGCTTCAATGCTAACCCTAGCTGATACAGCTGCCGGCAGAACACTTTCCTTGTAGGCATCTGATTGCTCATCAAAAAGTTCCCATGATACAAAGGAGACAACTCTTACAGCCTTACCCCCCTTTCTAAGCTCTTCAGCAGCCTTAGCAGCGATTTCCAACTCAGAACCAGTTCCAATCAAAATGACATCAGGCTTGTTTCCAGAAGAATTATCTGAAATAATATATCCACCCCTTTCGACTCCCTCAATGGAAGTTCCAGCAAGATTTGGAAGCTTTTGCCTAGAAAGTGCAAGGATAGAGGGTCTCTTCCTGTTGAGGACAGCAACCTTGTAAGCACCAGCAGTTTCATTTCCATCAGCTGGGCGGAGCATCAAAATGTTGGGCATTGCACGGAAGCTTGCCAAGTGCTCAATTGGCTGATGGGTTGGTCCATCTTCTCCGAGACCAATTGAATCATGGGTCATAACATAGATGACTCCAGCCTCACTCAAGGCAGATATCCTTATAGCAGCCCTCATGTAATCAGTGAAAACAAAGAAAGTTGCACAATATGGGATCAGACCAGGGCTGTGTAGTGCAATACCATTGCAGATGGCTCCCATTCCATGCTCCCTGACACCAAACCTGACATTGCGCTCTTCAGGGGTGTCCTTTTGGAAGTCCCCAAACATTTTCAACAAGGTCATGTTTGAAGAGGCAAGATCTGCACTGCCACCAAGAAGTCCAGGGAGTACTTTTGCAAGCGCATTTAGGTTTGTCTGAGAGAGATTTCTGGTAGCCTCAGCTGGGCTCTCTGGAGTGTATGTCTGGAAGATTGCAATAAAAACTATTAAAAGATTATCTACATGAAAATCTAATTTTAACACCATATCTTAGTTTAAACAACGATTAATCTGGTATTGCTTATGGGGAATGCTAAGGTTTTAATCCCCCTTTTCTTACGTGAATtgagaagaaaaaaaatcaaaaaagaaACCTAAAAGTTAAATTTGGGGATTAAAATTGTTGAACATAGTATCAAAAGTGTAGAATGCTTGCTAAAATATATAGGAATCCGTAAATTTTCAGATAGTGCAAATTGAAAATCACCCGATGCTCAAAGATACACTCAAGAGCTATGCTGATAATTAAAGCTCTACTCACCGGAAGTGCCTTCTCCCAACCAGAAGGTAGTTCACCAGTGATGATAGACTTCAATTCTGCAGCTTCCTCCTTGTACTTCTTCTGATACTCGGCAAACTTTGCATTCCATTTGGCTTCAAGAGCAGCACCCTCAGCAGCATGGCGACTCCAATGCCTAAGGAAAAGCCAGAAAGTGATGAATGTTAATCAATCTTAGTAGCAGGAAAGAGATAGAAACCTAGTCTGAATTTGCTTACTTCTTAACGTCCTCTGGAACATGGAAAGGCTCATAAGGCCATCCAAGGTTCTTCCTAGTAGCATCAACTTCCTTGGCACCCAGTGCACTCCCATGCACACTGTAAGAGTTTGCCTTGTTTGGGGACCCAAAACCAATTGTTGTAGTGACCTGCAAAAAAAGGTAAAAGCTCATCAATAACTAAATGCAGCTACGGTAACTTCTACTGTGACTTCAAACACGCCACTGCATTGTTCTGCTAGCGCCTAATTAGAAGAATTTCTAATGATTGATTTTACAAAATGTTATTTCTCCATATCACTTCAAAACACATCACAAGAAAGGGATTGTCTAACCTTGATCAAAGTGGGTTTGTCTTTCACAGCCTTGGCCTCCTTAATGGCAGCACGAATTTCATCATATCCAGTATTTCCATTCTTCACCCAGATAACGTGCCATCCAAGACCCTCAAAACGTTTGTCCACACTCTCAGTGAATGCGAGTGCTGTGTCACCATCAATCGATATGTGGTTGTCATCATAGAAAGCTATCAGCTTTCCTAGTCCCCAGTGACCAGCAAGGGAACAAGCTTCATTTGCAATCCCCTCCATTTGACAACCATCTCCCAATATAACGTATCTACAGAAAACAGACATAAAAATAAAACCATATAGAGCaattgtataattaatttattttttaaacagTAGAAGAACAATGAGTAACAAGATCAAGAGagtgttaattaaaaaaaaaaaaaaaaaagatgaagagaGTTTTTATACGTGTAGTGGTCAATAATTTCATTGTCCGGTTTGTTGAAGCGAGCAGCCAAGTGCTTCTCAGCAAGAGCCAAACCAACAGCATTTGCAATACCCTGTCCAAGGGGACCTACAAAGAAAAATATTAAGATTTTTGAGAGCCTACAACTAAAAATATAGACTAAAACAACGGAGGAAAATGATAACGATTGAAATCAGAATCTAACCAGTTGTGACTTCAACACCAGGTGTCTCAAAGTTCTCAGGGTGTCCAGGGGTTTTGCTTCCCCATTGACGGAAACTCGTCAAGTCTTCTTCCTATTGATTTAACCAAAAACGAAAGACTTCAGTAGAAATGAACTTCAACAGAAGATAACTGAAGAAACGACAAATGAACTTAGAAAAATAATCAGAAAACAGCAAGCAAATAAAAATACAATCAAGAATGAACAAGAAACAATGCTCATAGATCAACTGACAGAGAGCGAGATGTTAAAACGTAATTTGTGTTTATTCAGTTGTCTGGTTCTTTTTAGCAAAAGAAAATCCAGATCCATTTCTCATTATTAAGGAGAATTAGTCCTCAACGCACGATgaataaattgattaaaaaatgaaaacaaaccTTGACACTATCGTAACCAGCAAGGTGGAGCAAAGCATACTGGAGCATACAGCCATGGCCAGCAGACAAGACGAAGCGATCGCGATTGAACCAATAAGGATTCTTCGGGTTATATCTCATAATTTCATCGTACAAAATATGACCCATCGGAGCACAGCCCATTGGCAGACCGGGGTGACCTGAATTGGCCTTCTCAACAGCATCAATAGCGAGAAATCTAATTGTATTGACAGATTTCTCAACCAATGAAGTCTCAGCGGTGGCGTCAAGGGTCTCAACTGCAGCTGCGCGGATTTGGGTTTGTTGGCGCGCGGCAAGGCGGCGGCGGAGAGAGGAAGTGGTTAATGGGATGGATGAAGGGGTGGACTTGAGACCAGAAAAGGAGGGGAGGGAAGGTGTAGAAAGAGAGAGGCGGTGGTGGTCAGAAGAATGGGCTGATCCATGGTGGGAGATGGCTGGAGCCAAGAGGGCCTGAGATAGACTTAGAGATGAAGTGGAAGCCATTGTTTTCAACACCTTTCTTCAGCCTCTCCTGTCTTCACTGAGCTTCGTTTATGGAGATTGGAGATAGAGAATGAGATGGTTtgagcttttatttattttgagagAGGCTGCCAACAACTCTTGATCGTCTCGCCTACACTAAGTGACAGGTGAGATTAGCTGACCGTTAGATTAAGAGGAAAAAGCAATCTCGACCATTGACTATGGGTAGCAAGGAGGAAATGCTCTGCCtttcattttatatatttatttacctatctttcaaaataaataaataaaccttacgaaaaagaaaaaaaaaaatttccttaaGTGTTGATTCATGCTAAGGCTAAGCGATCCAAAGCAAGTGAAGGTCCCTGTTTCCCTTTCTTGGCTTAATATAAATTCACTACATAAAAATaatctttcaaaaattaaaattatattttatataaaataatatttaaaatattatttaaaaaattattttattattttaatatttaaaacatgttaaattttatttttaattatcaaatttaaaaaatatatatttttatagctTCTTcaatataaaatgtaaaatggaTATTCGAGATTcatgtatattttaattatgtatgtatcttaacataaaaatttaatttaaaaattatcaaatttatattaaattggtAAGTTTAAAATTTCTACTGGCCAGGTGGGGGTTGTTGGCAAGTTGAAGTGAAAataatttggtagatggatggtCAAGATTTCAAGGACAGCAACTTTGCTTCTTGTTGAAATTTTGTTCAAATATTTTTGGTTAGGACAGATGCCTTTTCCATTAAATCAACTTGTTTAcagttgaattaattaattaattaatatatgtttAAGCCGATCTGGGTCATGTGCGGCCTATTAATACGACTCTTTAATTAGTTTATTATTTTCACATATGTAATTGTTGGAAGATTTGCAATTTTAAAACAGAGAGACTCGTATTGTGGGGCCGGTAAGTGACATCAgtttttgaataataaaaataacatcATACTTTCGTTTCAATCTTGAACTCAAATGCACACTGTACAGCCCTACTGTATACTGTGGTCTAACCCCATTTCAAGCAGCCTCCAACCATgactattaactcctagaatggTGAATACAATAAGGACTATCTGCACTTGAATCTATATATAACTCATCAACCTCAACATCTGCTAGAATAAAAAATGTTACGAGAGAAAAGGGGTTGGGGGAACATAAAATATTCAAGCAGCACAAAAACACATGTTATTGGATTGGATCAACAGTTTCGAGCCTTCAACTATCCCGGAATCGAGATTTAAAGACTAATTACAACCCTTTCTTTGAATAATGATGGAACCCGCCCAGACCGTTTGACGCCCGGCTGCATGCTTCATCAATCTGTAAAGCATGCTACTGCCTTCTGTATCTAAGTATTGCCGAAATGCAAAATTATAAATATGCAGACTAAGGAAAGAGAGGTTCGCAAAGTAAACAAGAACCATTAATTTACCAATATAAATTGACTTTCCTCCTAGGCCAGGTCACCAAAATAAGATGGAATATGAACATGTACGGCAAGTTGAATCCTTAGAATTCAAACAAAATTATGCTTCTCTAACAAAAGCAGGCATTCAATTACTTGCATATTCCCATACACAAGCAAGCAATGGGAAGCCAGGTTGGGCTCCTCCGAATTTAAATCATGGTTATTTGAAAAGGCACTTCTTCTTCTGTCACCTGTTTACTGCTTGCAATATGCGCCAGACGGTTCAAGTTCACATCCTTGGAGAAGCGAGATTTACAAAACAATTGGGAGTAGCGATCTACATGAtcaaatagtgagaattaaaatgTATACCCAGGTGGTACTAGTGCAGCAGATGCAGATTCTAATAAGCTGGATTTCCAGAAAAATGAAACGGTTAATAAGTATTTTTCTTGGTACCTTGAAAACGCCTGTGGAAATTGCCAGTGGGATGATTTTGTTTTGTCTCTGTTTTAGAGAAAAGGCATCTACTCATATTATGAATCTTGCACACAAACATGTTTCATTGTTGGAGCGCTAGGTGGCTACTTAACAGTTgcactaattggacatgaaaattttTTCAGTTAAAAAAAGGGTTAgagaatttaattcttttattacaATAGCCAAACCCAATTATTGGCCtagtaattaaattgatttagctGCTAAAGCCAAGAAACGTCAGTTTTCCACGTTTCATTTGAGTGATAGAAAGCAAGCTTTAACGATTATTTCATGCAGATTCAGGGATGCAACAACACAGAACTTGGTAAAAATTGTCTTCTCATTCTTGGGCATGAGATAGGCTACAAACAACACCCAATCCAAGCATCGGATCACTAttattactctctctctctctctctcggaaGGGGGTTTGAACAAAATATTTCATATTTCCTTAGAGAAGCCCTCCACGGCTACTGAGGAAAAACTATGCTAATGTTGGAAGACAGGCAACACCGGTTCCAGGAGCACCAAGGAAACCAATTTGAAAAAGTTCTCATTTGGATATCTTTGCAGTTAGTTCTCGTACCAGCTTGGCAGCAACCATTGCAGTCATCCCATCAACAGTGTCACGCTGTGGATTGAATTCAACCACATCAGCTGCAACGACATCAGCTTGAAGGCTGTGGAGGATGTTGAGAACATCACGGAAAGAAAGACCACCAGGCTCAATGTGAGATACACCAGGAGCAAAAGCAGGGTCAAGGCAGTCCACATCTATCGAGATATAAACACCCTTTACACCTTCCCCTAATTTCTGATAAATGAAAATCCCAGTCAAATTTATTTAGCCCATTCACATGTACATGCAAGCAaatgagagtgagagagagagagagagagagagaccagaTTTTCCAAGAGCTGGCGATCTCTGGAGAAGGTTCGCATTTCAAATTGCTCCACTCCAAACCTTTTGCCCTGCTCACGGCCTTCTTCTGTTATTGATCTGATACCTACCTGAAAAGGTCAGCATTCAATTTCATTAAAATTCCAAGAAATAATGAGATCTCTTTGTAGGCTTGGCAACAGGTGATGGTGGCCATTCTCAAAGTTAGAAGTTCAAAGGTCAGTTGGAGTAAAGAAAGAGAAGATGAACTGCAATTTTAATACCCTTAAAAAACTCTGAGTTCAAGCAATAAAACATTTGTAACTTGTGAATAATGGCTACAAAACAAATGAAAATATATTATTCCCCAGAGCTATACCCTGTAGATAGATTCATAATATAATCCTTCTAGTAAAGGAAATGATAAGAAAAAGTGAAAGTGATAGAGAATAGTGTAATTGCACAGAAGGGTCACAAAATATACCACCAAATTTCTAATCAACAAAAAAGTATGTTCATATTTTATTGACAGTATTGTTCCTACAGGGGACACATTTAGGATAACGTTGCTGAAaataaaattgatgaaataatctGATaagattgccaatcaataactgtTTGCAAATTAAACATAAAGAGTAATGAAAAAGTACAGAGTACAGGACACACTTGCAAGAGCCTTCGTGCATAACCTCCTTCCATTATTCGGGCAAATGATGATGCATGAGAATATATATTTCCTTCAAAGGCATGATAGATATCTGGATGTGCATCCAGATGAAGAATATCAACAGGTCCGCCAAGCTTCTCAGAGACAGCTCGTACCACAGGAAAAGATATTGAATGATCACCACCTAAAACTAACGGACGTAATGGATCCTGGAAGAGTAAAGATCAAAAGCGTTACAAATAATACGTTGGAAACAAATGTAACATGGAAATTCTTACATCCATCAAACAAGCCAAATCCCATAGGATGCTAAAATGGTAAAGATCTTAGGAAAAATGTTCTTGGCGTTCTAAGCAAGAATGCATAATATGCACCATCACTGTCATTATTAATTCAAATTCACCTCTATTATGTGAAAAAATAGTTGGCTACGACATACAAGTTTATGAGACACAGTTATTTAGAAACATACCCAAGAAATTAAATCACTCTGTACAGTAACTTTGAATTTAAGATCCTCCAATAGTCTAACTTAACAAAGAATCCAGTCAAACTACAATTTCCCCCCATTGGTTGAGTCAACACTTAGTATTTTGTGTCATTGTAGAGCACATAGATCAGGCTCAGGTTGAGCTAGGTAATTCATTATCTCCGCAAAGTTTTGGATATCTGACAGAGTGTCAACAAGGAGAAAATGCAAATTTTACACGAGGCAGGCCTTCATGAGCAGAAAGAAAAGGAACAATGCTTTGTAGCACTCTGATGTTAGACTCTAATCAATTAGCCTTTTAAACTGCCATAATCCCTCAGCAAGGTAGAAAATGTATGAAAGTTTGACAAAGCTAGCTTGAACTCATGCGTAACAATGAAGATCAAATGCAGCACATCAAGCCAAGAATATACTGGGCCAAGATGGATCAATCAACATAACCCAATAGTGCAGGATCATTGGCAGTGAAACTTTTTGAATCCTCTAGTTATTAATGCTCTTTTTCTATGGTGAGAATATCCTAGAGGTAATTTCAAAGACTTCAAACAAGAGAATATCTCATGACAAAGTGTTGTCTCAAGTCCAAAACCATTAAGCAGTCATGTGGGGTTAACAGGACAATACCATATCAAACTTGCAGCCACAGGCTACATATAAGGGTACAAGATAAACTTAAGAAAAATTTTGCCCAAGACTCTCAAAGAGCCTCTTACATGAATAAGTAAGGAATAATCGTAGATTACAGAAAACAAGTTAAGAAATAAAACTACTTTCTGCTTCCTAGGTATGAATGAGGAATTCCTCAATTTGAATAATTCACGTGCCATGAAAGAACTCTCAAAATTCCTCATAAGTGAAACATTCACAAAGCTGCTATTTGCAGAATCTATAATATGGTAGAGAATTGTAAAGGCAGATAAAAAACATCAGTCACCTCTTCCATCACCAGCTTGACAGACTCGCTTATAACATTCATCAATCTGTCATCATCTACACCACAATCTCGAATTTCTTGGACAGGGACATCACCAACATCAGTTAGAACACGGGGATCATTCAATTCTTTCCCTGTTCACAGACAAGCATTATGTCACAATAAGCATATATTCAACATTATTACATAATAAAGCCAAAATAAAAGTCACAAATGCGAAAAATGCACCAGATCCTTGGCAATTAGATATCTGGGCACCATCTGATTTTGTTTGGCACAACCAGAATGAATATTAATATCATAGTTTCGGAAGTCTGTGGTTTTGTTAACGCTTTAGGACATActgataaataaaatttaaaggcaCAAAATCCAGAAACAAAAACAGTGTTTGATGACCGGTTCAAATGTGAAATTCATTTGTCTGAAATAATTACATCTGATCATGGATCACCAATTCTAAATCTTTGCCGGTTAAGAAAATATATTTAACGTACAAAAAACTCCTATTGAATGCTATTCAAATAGAAGTCAAAAAGCAGGGTACTACGGATACCTTCTTCAGTTGATGAGTTAGTGCTACCACACCAGATAGCCTCCCTAATTCGAGGAGGAGCAAATGCTGGGCCCTGAAGAAATGATGAGTTATGCCCCAGAGGAACTCCAAGAAGGGACGATGATGCCACAACACCTCCTAGAGCACGCACAAGCTCTCCCTTGGGAACACCAAAATTAAATGTCAGATAACTAAAACTTTAACAGAAACAGAGAAGAGATCATAGCCATGGCAtttaaaataaactaaattaGCAAAATTCGACCGAAAAATTACATAATTCCTTAAAGACGGAGGCTTCAATTAGCAAATATGGCAAATGAATCCCCACTGACGAAAAGCTTTGCCAAATAATTAATGATTCGAAGAATCATGCAGTGCCATTGGTTATAAGGTTTCAAATACATACCTTAAGCTTCGCTCTCTCACGAATAAGAGTAAGAGAAGCATCAATAACGCGATTTTGGCCCTTCTCTATCAACTCAGCAGGGATGTTCGCAGCT harbors:
- the LOC110663008 gene encoding arginase 1, mitochondrial, with the protein product MSVVGRRGIHYLQKLKAANIPAELIEKGQNRVIDASLTLIRERAKLKGELVRALGGVVASSSLLGVPLGHNSSFLQGPAFAPPRIREAIWCGSTNSSTEEGKELNDPRVLTDVGDVPVQEIRDCGVDDDRLMNVISESVKLVMEEDPLRPLVLGGDHSISFPVVRAVSEKLGGPVDILHLDAHPDIYHAFEGNIYSHASSFARIMEGGYARRLLQVGIRSITEEGREQGKRFGVEQFEMRTFSRDRQLLENLKLGEGVKGVYISIDVDCLDPAFAPGVSHIEPGGLSFRDVLNILHSLQADVVAADVVEFNPQRDTVDGMTAMVAAKLVRELTAKISK
- the LOC110663007 gene encoding transketolase, chloroplastic; its protein translation is MASTSSLSLSQALLAPAISHHGSAHSSDHHRLSLSTPSLPSFSGLKSTPSSIPLTTSSLRRRLAARQQTQIRAAAVETLDATAETSLVEKSVNTIRFLAIDAVEKANSGHPGLPMGCAPMGHILYDEIMRYNPKNPYWFNRDRFVLSAGHGCMLQYALLHLAGYDSVKEEDLTSFRQWGSKTPGHPENFETPGVEVTTGPLGQGIANAVGLALAEKHLAARFNKPDNEIIDHYTYVILGDGCQMEGIANEACSLAGHWGLGKLIAFYDDNHISIDGDTALAFTESVDKRFEGLGWHVIWVKNGNTGYDEIRAAIKEAKAVKDKPTLIKVTTTIGFGSPNKANSYSVHGSALGAKEVDATRKNLGWPYEPFHVPEDVKKHWSRHAAEGAALEAKWNAKFAEYQKKYKEEAAELKSIITGELPSGWEKALPTYTPESPAEATRNLSQTNLNALAKVLPGLLGGSADLASSNMTLLKMFGDFQKDTPEERNVRFGVREHGMGAICNGIALHSPGLIPYCATFFVFTDYMRAAIRISALSEAGVIYVMTHDSIGLGEDGPTHQPIEHLASFRAMPNILMLRPADGNETAGAYKVAVLNRKRPSILALSRQKLPNLAGTSIEGVERGGYIISDNSSGNKPDVILIGTGSELEIAAKAAEELRKGGKAVRVVSFVSWELFDEQSDAYKESVLPAAVSARVSIEAGSTFGWEKIVGPKGKAIGIDRFGASAPAGKIYKELGITAEAVIAAAKEVS